Part of the Sporosarcina sp. FSL K6-2383 genome is shown below.
AGATGATCACTCTACTGCCATTCTCATCGGCGCCCTCATTATTATTGTAACCGGATTTTTGGATGATATGTTTGAAATTACTGCGAAAATAAAACTAGCCGGTCAACTGACGGCGGCGATTGTCGTTGTTTCTTGGGGCGGTCTACAAATTGAGTACATTAACTTACCGTTTATCGGCCAGTTTGATTTTGGTTATTTAAGTATCCCAATTACAATTATCTGGATTATTGGTATTACGAATGCCATCAATCTGATTGATGGTTTGGATGGACTGGCAGCGGGTGTTTCCACGATTGCGCTTATTACAATGACAGTCATGGCGATAATCATGGGAGACGTTTTCGTTATTGCAACAGCTTCAATTCTTGCAGCAAGTTCATTAGGATTTTTGTTTTATAATTTTCATCCTGCGAAAATTTTTATGGGTGATACGGGATCGTTGTTCCTTGGTTTTATGATTTCGGTCTTGGCTTTATTAGGATTTAAAAATATTACTGTCGTTGCACTCGTTATCCCAATTATTTTGCTAGGTGTTCCAATTTCTGATACATTTTTTGCGATTGTCCGTCGTATACGTACAAAGCAACCCATTATGGCACCAGATAAATCGCATTTACACCATTGTCTGCTACGCGTAGGATTTTCTCATAGACAAACAGTATTGGTTATTTATGGACTGGCCGTTCTATTCGGTGTTGCGGCAATTCTCTTTTCACAAGCGACAGTATGGGGAGCAATCTTACTCATTGTTGTGATGCTCATTGCCATTGAACTATTTGTCGAAGTGATTGGACTTGCGGGTACAAATTACCGACCGTTACTAAACCTTGTCCGTATGATTGGCAGATAAATAAAAATCAACTACGACTTGGTGCAATTCAAAAGTTGTGACATCCGCGAGGAGACTTAACTTGTGAATCAAGTTAAAATCCGACCACTACCTAACTCATTCAGGTAGTATGGTCGGATTTTTTAACTTCATGACAAGAATTCATAAAAAAAAGTACTAGGCAATGTGGCCTAGTACTTTTTTAGTCATTATAAGAGCCTTCTAGGGCTTCGTCCATCGAGTCGGTCGAGTTTGATCGACCGTCAGTGAGACTAGAAGAGTCAGGAGTAAGCTCTAAATGAGTTTGTAGCACCTGCGTAACTTCATCTAAATAGGTTTCATCGAGCTTCCAATAATAAATGCCTGTCGACATATCATCAAAGCCCTTTAAGCTAAACGTGTCAACTTGCGGCATACCACCTTTGGCATAATCCAAAAATGATTTCATTTCATCGAATGTCATGTCTGTCTTCATATTATCACCGACTGCTTCAATCACATCGCCGTACTTCGTAATCGACTTGACAGATACAGCCTGTTTCATAATCGCTTGTAAAATCATTTGTTGACGTTTACCACGTTCAACGTCCGTATCAAGTTTGCGCGTTCGGGCTAATGCCAAAGCGTGCTTACCATCTAGATGCTGCAATCCTTTTTTTAGGTGGATTGTATACTTGTCATTTTCGTCCTTCTCAGTTCGATTGTAAGGGACTTCAGCCTCGATGCCGCCAAGTGCATTGACAACATCAATAAAAGCGTTAAAATTCATTTTTACGTAATAATCGACTGGAACATCAAATAATCCTTCAATGGTGTCAATCGTTGCGCTCGTTCCTCCAAACGCATGTGCATGTGTAATTTTATCGCGGTATCCTACTTTAGGGATGTACACATAAGAATCACGTGGAATACTGACAAGCTTTACTGATTTGTCTTCTTTGTTTAATGTAGCAAAAAGTAGCGCATCGGATCGACTATTGCTATCACCTTGGTGTCGCTGTTCACTATCATCCACCCCGATAAATAAGACGGATACATTATCTTGTTCAGGTTCGACTTTTTCTTCACGGACGACAGATTTTGGTCTGTCGGGAACGGGTTCGTAAGCTTGGTCAGCCGCGTACAGAGCTTTTTTCTGTAGTGAGGCGCCATAGGCTACGACAACTACGAAAAGTGAAAATGTCAGAAGTACTAAAACTTTAATGACTAGATATTTATTCGACGATTTTTTCTGTTTTTTATAGTCTTTTCTTTTCATTTCAATGTTCCTCCGGAATTGGCTATGCAATCACTTATCTTCATAGCTAATCATTTAGGTCACAGATTATTGTCATCAATTACAAAATATGACAAAGTTACGAGGTGCGAAGTATTAGTAGACAAAAAACTACAACCTTTTTCATTATACTATCATCCTCGTAAAACGTATACTATTTCAAATTTCGAATTCGAGAAATTCGCTAGAAAACGAGGAAATAGTAGCTTGTCCGTTTGTTAACTCAGTCATCCAAGCTGTGAAGTGCTCAATTTCGGTGTGAGGGACATACATAAAAAGATCGACACCATCTGCATAGCTAATTTCTTTTAGTGGGTAGGCAGATTGTCTAACCTCGTTCTCGACCTTACCGAGCCATGTATAGTCAATTGTTACTTTCATGAGCTCGTGTAATTTTCGCAAAATCGTGCCTGTAGAGGCAATACCTTCTGTCGTTGCGCGGCCGTATGCACGAATGAGTCCACCACCGCCTAACTTGATACCTCCAAAATAGCGTGTCACGACGACAACCGTATCCTTCAATCCTTGTTTTTTCAATACCTCTAGCATAGGGACACCTGCTGTGCCAGACGGTTCGCCGTCGTCATTCGCCTTTTGGATATTATCATGCTCGCCAATCATATAGGCCGAACAATTATGGTTTGCTGTATGATGCATTTTTTTGATGTCTTGGATGAAGTTAACGGCTTCCTGCTCGGTTTCTACCCGCTTTACATAGGTTAGAAATTTGGACTTTTGGATGATCAATTCACTTTCCCCGTATGCTTTTACTGTGTAATAATCTGCTCGCATTTGCGACACCTCCATCACTTGTAATACAATTATAATATTTAATAGCTATTATGATGATATACTAAATGAAGTGTGTAGGGTATTCATTGTACTTACAACACTTCTCATGGTATTGTATGGCTTTCCAGGCGGGAGGGAATAAATATGAAAGAAAATGCAATCGATATCCAAACGCTTGAAACAATCTTCAACAGCATGGTCCGGGTAATGGATCAATCGAAGAATGATATTTTCATTATAAGTGAACAGAGTCGTAAAAGCTTTGAAGACATGCAAAAAGAGTTAGCCGAAGTTAGGGTTGATATTTCCCGTGTAATAACTGAAGGTGATTATTTGGAGAGTATGACCCGCAATTCCCGTTTAAGACTTGCCGATGTTTCGAAAAATTTTACTAATTACTCAGAGGCACAAGTTAGGGAAGCATATGAAGTAGCGAATGATTTATTGGTGAAGCTGTCCATTAACCAAATGGAAGAGAAGCAGCTACGTATTCGTCGGGACGAGTTGGACAGGCGCCTGAACGCACTTTTAGTTACGATTGAACGGGCCAATCACCTTGTTGGTCAAGTGACAACGGTCATTAACTATCTGAATATGGACTTGAAGGATGTTGGAGAAGCGTTGGAAACAGCTAGACACAAACAAGAATTCGGCATTCGTATTATTCAGGCTCAAGAAGAGGAGCGTAAAAGGATTTCGCGCGATATTCATGATGGCCCTGCACAAATGTTAGCTAATGTAATGATCCGTTCGGGCTTGATTGAAAAGACATTTGTCGAAAAAGGACCGGAATTGGCACTGCTTGAATTGGCAGACCTGAAGGAGATGGTAAGGGGGGCACTTTATGAGGTCCGTCGTATCATTTATGATCTTCGTCCAATGGCACTTGACGATCTTGGGTTGATTCCTACGCTGAAAAAGTATTTATCGACAGTAGAGGAATATGAGAAAGACGTTGAAATTCATTTCCAAAATAGTGGTCGAGAGCTGCGCTTTAAGACTGACTTTGAAGTGTCGATTTTCCGGCTTGTGCAAGAATCTGTGTCAAATGCACTAAAACATGGAAAGTCGAAGGATATTTGGGTGAAAGTCGAATGGCTTCGAGATATAATGAATATTATCATCAAGGATAGTGGACAAGGGTTCGACCAAAATGAAGTGAAAGATAAGTCGTTCGGCTTGATTGGAATGCGAGAACGGATAGAATTACTAAAAGGTGAGATGTCAATTACTTCGACAATTGGAAATGGAGCAATTATCTATTTCCGAATTCCACTGCGAGAAGAAATAATTGCTAATTAGACATAAATGGGAGGAAATGAATATGACGAAAATTTTAATTGTAGATGACCACCAGTTATTCCGTGAAGGGGTAAAACGTATTCTCGATTTTGAAAATTCCTTTGAAGTTGTTGCTGAAGGGGATGACGGAAGCGAAGTAAAAGGGCTTTATGCGCAATTCGAGCCGGACGTCGTTCTGATGGATATTAACATGCCACGCATGAATGGTGTAGAAGCAACGGAAGAGTTGATTAAAGATTTTCCGGATGCCAAGGTAATCATGCTGTCGATTCATGATGATGAATCTTACGTGTCTCACGCACTAAAAACGGGAGCACTCGGGTATATGCTCAAAGAGATGGATGCAGATGCAATTGTCCAAGCGATTAAAGTAGTCGCAGCAGGTGGTTCGTACCTTCACCCGAAAGTAACACATA
Proteins encoded:
- a CDS encoding YigZ family protein; this translates as MRADYYTVKAYGESELIIQKSKFLTYVKRVETEQEAVNFIQDIKKMHHTANHNCSAYMIGEHDNIQKANDDGEPSGTAGVPMLEVLKKQGLKDTVVVVTRYFGGIKLGGGGLIRAYGRATTEGIASTGTILRKLHELMKVTIDYTWLGKVENEVRQSAYPLKEISYADGVDLFMYVPHTEIEHFTAWMTELTNGQATISSFSSEFLEFEI
- a CDS encoding MraY family glycosyltransferase, whose product is MLFLAMAAAFVASVILTPLVIKLAFRIGAVDHPNYRKVHASAMPRIGGLAIFGAFLIGYFILRPVDDHSTAILIGALIIIVTGFLDDMFEITAKIKLAGQLTAAIVVVSWGGLQIEYINLPFIGQFDFGYLSIPITIIWIIGITNAINLIDGLDGLAAGVSTIALITMTVMAIIMGDVFVIATASILAASSLGFLFYNFHPAKIFMGDTGSLFLGFMISVLALLGFKNITVVALVIPIILLGVPISDTFFAIVRRIRTKQPIMAPDKSHLHHCLLRVGFSHRQTVLVIYGLAVLFGVAAILFSQATVWGAILLIVVMLIAIELFVEVIGLAGTNYRPLLNLVRMIGR
- a CDS encoding histidine kinase; protein product: MKENAIDIQTLETIFNSMVRVMDQSKNDIFIISEQSRKSFEDMQKELAEVRVDISRVITEGDYLESMTRNSRLRLADVSKNFTNYSEAQVREAYEVANDLLVKLSINQMEEKQLRIRRDELDRRLNALLVTIERANHLVGQVTTVINYLNMDLKDVGEALETARHKQEFGIRIIQAQEEERKRISRDIHDGPAQMLANVMIRSGLIEKTFVEKGPELALLELADLKEMVRGALYEVRRIIYDLRPMALDDLGLIPTLKKYLSTVEEYEKDVEIHFQNSGRELRFKTDFEVSIFRLVQESVSNALKHGKSKDIWVKVEWLRDIMNIIIKDSGQGFDQNEVKDKSFGLIGMRERIELLKGEMSITSTIGNGAIIYFRIPLREEIIAN
- a CDS encoding LCP family protein → MKRKDYKKQKKSSNKYLVIKVLVLLTFSLFVVVVAYGASLQKKALYAADQAYEPVPDRPKSVVREEKVEPEQDNVSVLFIGVDDSEQRHQGDSNSRSDALLFATLNKEDKSVKLVSIPRDSYVYIPKVGYRDKITHAHAFGGTSATIDTIEGLFDVPVDYYVKMNFNAFIDVVNALGGIEAEVPYNRTEKDENDKYTIHLKKGLQHLDGKHALALARTRKLDTDVERGKRQQMILQAIMKQAVSVKSITKYGDVIEAVGDNMKTDMTFDEMKSFLDYAKGGMPQVDTFSLKGFDDMSTGIYYWKLDETYLDEVTQVLQTHLELTPDSSSLTDGRSNSTDSMDEALEGSYND
- a CDS encoding response regulator transcription factor, producing MTKILIVDDHQLFREGVKRILDFENSFEVVAEGDDGSEVKGLYAQFEPDVVLMDINMPRMNGVEATEELIKDFPDAKVIMLSIHDDESYVSHALKTGALGYMLKEMDADAIVQAIKVVAAGGSYLHPKVTHNLVSEFRRLSEREHKGSFQQNDIRRPFHLLTKRECEVLQLLTDGQSNRTIGETLFISEKTVKNHVSSILQKMAVNDRTQAVVTAIKNGWVEVK